Proteins found in one Brevibacillus brevis genomic segment:
- a CDS encoding DUF4062 domain-containing protein, with protein sequence MRKKLQIYISSTYYDLIEERHTAVEAVLQAGHIPAGVEQFFKESPMKIRKRWIDESDVYILILGGFYGLTLPDESKSYTQWEYEYAGEAGKPRFAFVVTDEALRQKPYDFAAIEYYQKFQEFKQSVMEQIPIYYVEDVRHIKMVLRDQLPEYAARDDLYGWFSGKDVPDVQKLLEENARLKAELEKKK encoded by the coding sequence ATGAGAAAAAAATTACAAATATACATATCGTCTACTTACTACGATCTTATTGAGGAAAGACATACCGCTGTTGAAGCCGTGCTCCAAGCCGGTCATATCCCTGCTGGAGTCGAGCAATTTTTCAAGGAAAGTCCAATGAAAATTAGGAAGAGATGGATCGACGAGTCCGATGTATATATCCTGATTCTCGGAGGATTCTATGGTTTAACACTTCCTGATGAATCCAAGAGCTATACGCAATGGGAATATGAGTATGCCGGAGAAGCGGGCAAACCTAGATTTGCTTTTGTTGTCACAGATGAAGCATTAAGACAAAAGCCTTACGACTTCGCAGCAATTGAATATTATCAGAAATTTCAAGAGTTTAAGCAATCGGTCATGGAACAAATTCCTATCTACTATGTTGAAGATGTACGGCACATTAAAATGGTACTTCGTGATCAATTGCCAGAGTATGCAGCAAGAGACGATTTGTATGGCTGGTTTTCCGGCAAGGACGTCCCGGACGTTCAAAAGCTGTTGGAAGAGAATGCAAGATTAAAGGCGGAGTTGGAGAAAAAGAAATGA
- a CDS encoding putative protein N(5)-glutamine methyltransferase, whose translation MKNDWIHGEQFFSTIVTKLQGAGCVFAEDEARLLIASAEGTAELSDMVEQRTSGMPLEHIIGWAEFCGLRITVDKGVFVPRQRTAFLVRQATDLIRQKSVVLDLCCGSGAVGAVLAHIKQIELYATDIDPASVQCTRRNIITADGHVYEGDLFEPLPKILTGRVDVIVANAPYVPTKSIEFLPPEARMHEARIALDGGSDGLDVQRRVVAAAPLWLAPGGHLLVETSERQTPQTVAIFTRCGLKTRVTRSDELDATVVIGTKTTP comes from the coding sequence TTGAAAAATGATTGGATTCATGGCGAGCAATTTTTTTCTACCATCGTCACTAAACTTCAGGGAGCTGGGTGTGTTTTCGCTGAAGATGAAGCCAGACTCCTCATCGCCTCGGCAGAAGGTACGGCTGAACTTTCGGACATGGTAGAACAACGGACATCTGGCATGCCTCTCGAACACATTATCGGCTGGGCGGAGTTCTGTGGGCTGCGGATTACGGTGGATAAGGGAGTTTTCGTTCCCAGACAGCGTACAGCATTTCTCGTTAGACAGGCTACCGACCTCATCCGTCAAAAGTCCGTTGTGCTTGACCTATGTTGCGGTTCAGGGGCGGTGGGTGCGGTTCTTGCTCACATAAAACAGATCGAATTGTATGCTACAGACATTGATCCAGCCTCGGTGCAATGCACCCGTCGCAATATTATTACCGCAGACGGTCACGTATACGAAGGAGACTTATTTGAGCCTCTTCCAAAAATACTTACGGGGCGCGTTGACGTCATCGTTGCCAATGCTCCCTACGTTCCCACCAAATCCATCGAATTTCTCCCACCTGAAGCTCGCATGCATGAGGCGAGAATAGCACTCGACGGGGGATCGGATGGGCTTGACGTTCAGAGACGAGTAGTTGCTGCAGCACCACTCTGGCTGGCTCCTGGTGGACACTTACTCGTTGAAACAAGCGAGCGTCAGACACCACAGACAGTCGCTATCTTCACTCGTTGCGGGCTGAAAACACGGGTTACACGGTCTGACGAGCTCGATGCTACCGTCGTAATCGGAACGAAAACGACTCCCTAA
- a CDS encoding TetR/AcrR family transcriptional regulator, translated as MTSVNRKTEIISAAIEVFAEIGYFRATTAQVAERAKISQPYIFKFFASKEALLLAALEASWERIIDSFRLVVESASKEQLETDLIKTYEKILASHQNEILLQMQAQTIQEPLIREAMREAFREVRQIVLTAFRKAGIANPEERTLIFLARGMLCNISVALDMPELMEV; from the coding sequence ATGACGTCAGTCAATCGTAAAACGGAAATCATTTCTGCGGCCATTGAGGTTTTTGCTGAAATCGGATATTTTCGGGCAACGACAGCGCAGGTTGCAGAGCGTGCAAAGATTTCCCAGCCGTATATTTTCAAGTTTTTTGCATCGAAGGAAGCGTTGTTACTGGCAGCATTAGAGGCGTCATGGGAACGGATCATTGACTCTTTCCGTCTCGTTGTGGAGTCCGCATCCAAAGAGCAGTTGGAAACAGATTTAATCAAGACATATGAAAAGATTTTGGCATCCCATCAAAATGAAATACTGCTTCAAATGCAGGCTCAGACGATTCAAGAGCCTTTGATTCGTGAGGCAATGCGCGAAGCATTTCGGGAGGTTCGTCAGATTGTCCTAACAGCTTTTCGCAAAGCGGGCATCGCGAATCCGGAAGAGAGAACGCTTATTTTCCTGGCAAGAGGAATGCTGTGTAACATTTCAGTGGCTTTGGACATGCCAGAATTGATGGAGGTGTAG
- a CDS encoding serine hydrolase has protein sequence MTHNAGLTYRFFQEEKRTYELAGVSDGMDLTGITLEENLQRLASVPLLYEPGKMWRYSIATDVLGAVIEKVTGMPLSEAVRMLVTHPLSMMDTDFKAVDTDRLTTAYADSAGELGACAILIPFHSWRGRQDSSFPQTGLPIRQLILPGELA, from the coding sequence ATGACGCATAACGCAGGCTTAACTTACCGTTTCTTCCAGGAAGAAAAGAGAACTTATGAGCTTGCCGGGGTATCGGACGGCATGGATCTGACGGGAATTACACTTGAAGAGAATCTGCAAAGACTTGCTTCTGTCCCGCTTCTATATGAGCCGGGGAAAATGTGGAGGTATTCCATAGCAACAGACGTGCTCGGAGCGGTCATCGAAAAGGTTACTGGAATGCCGCTAAGTGAAGCTGTACGGATGCTTGTAACTCATCCGCTTTCCATGATGGACACGGATTTCAAGGCCGTGGACACGGACAGATTGACTACGGCTTACGCAGACAGCGCTGGAGAGCTCGGCGCTTGCGCGATTTTGATACCGTTCCATTCGTGGAGGGGACGGCAGGATTCCTCCTTTCCCCAAACAGGTTTACCGATAAGACAGCTTATCCTTCCGGGGGAGCTGGCATGA
- a CDS encoding SRPBCC domain-containing protein, with translation MTRNAMISRVENDRVLVLERVFDAPRDLVFKMFKEPEHLKRWWGPKGWELPVCHVDFRPGGVWHYCMKCVDKNQGDFYGMESWGKGVYKEIVEPEKIVYTDYFSDAEGNINDAMPSTEVMMEFIDLGGKTKLVNRSEYVSAEALKTVMDMGMLEGITQTWDRLEESLTEIK, from the coding sequence ATGACAAGAAACGCAATGATTTCAAGGGTAGAGAACGACCGGGTGCTGGTACTGGAGCGTGTATTCGACGCGCCTAGAGATCTGGTGTTCAAGATGTTTAAGGAGCCTGAGCATCTCAAGCGTTGGTGGGGACCGAAAGGCTGGGAACTCCCGGTTTGTCATGTTGATTTCCGACCAGGCGGTGTTTGGCACTACTGCATGAAGTGCGTCGATAAGAACCAAGGTGATTTTTACGGAATGGAATCTTGGGGCAAAGGCGTTTATAAGGAGATTGTTGAGCCAGAGAAAATTGTCTATACCGATTACTTTTCAGATGCAGAAGGCAACATAAATGATGCCATGCCTTCGACAGAGGTTATGATGGAATTCATCGATTTGGGTGGCAAGACGAAGCTGGTCAACCGTTCTGAGTATGTATCTGCGGAAGCTCTCAAAACTGTTATGGACATGGGCATGCTAGAGGGCATCACCCAAACATGGGATCGTTTGGAAGAAAGTCTCACCGAGATCAAGTAA
- a CDS encoding IS256 family transposase, with product MMSKEQIKQWIKEKNMKSVDDVQSALKDLFAETIQEMLEAEMESSLGYAKHDMKNKRTTNSRNGYSKKTVRSEYGEVDIQIPRDREGEFEPAIVRKHQSNVTGIEDQILALYAKGVSTRDIQDHLQQLYGIEVSPTLISNVTNKIVPLIKEWQNRPLQSVYAVVFLDAIHFKVKQDGAIVNKAAYMVIGIDLDGHKDVLGIWVGENESAKFWLHVLNELKNRGVQDILITSVDNLRGFTEAISACYPKTEIQKCVIHQIRNSIKYVSYKDLKRVTAELKPIYKAPTEQAALEEFDQFEQTWGSKYPLMVRSWRSNWEEIATFFKYPPEIRKLIYTTNVIESYHRQLRKVTKGKAIFPTDDALLKMLYLVTMDVLRKWTGRVHNWGQILMQLSVFFEDRVRPHIR from the coding sequence ATGATGTCAAAAGAGCAGATCAAGCAGTGGATCAAGGAGAAAAACATGAAGTCTGTGGACGATGTTCAGTCAGCCTTGAAGGATTTGTTTGCTGAAACGATCCAAGAAATGCTCGAAGCTGAGATGGAGTCCTCACTTGGATATGCCAAGCATGACATGAAAAACAAGCGAACAACCAATAGCCGCAACGGTTATAGCAAAAAAACGGTTCGCTCCGAGTATGGCGAAGTCGATATTCAAATTCCTCGTGATCGTGAGGGAGAATTTGAGCCTGCCATCGTAAGGAAGCACCAGTCCAATGTAACAGGGATCGAAGATCAAATCCTCGCGCTGTATGCAAAAGGCGTATCCACACGTGATATTCAAGATCATCTACAGCAGCTCTATGGCATCGAAGTCTCACCAACACTCATTTCTAATGTCACGAACAAAATCGTTCCACTGATTAAAGAGTGGCAAAATCGCCCCTTGCAATCGGTATATGCCGTTGTTTTCTTAGACGCTATTCACTTTAAAGTAAAACAGGACGGGGCTATCGTCAACAAGGCTGCCTATATGGTCATTGGCATTGACCTTGACGGTCATAAAGATGTCCTTGGTATCTGGGTTGGCGAGAATGAATCGGCTAAATTCTGGCTACATGTACTCAATGAACTGAAAAACCGTGGAGTCCAGGATATTCTCATTACTAGCGTCGATAACCTCCGAGGCTTTACGGAGGCTATTTCAGCATGTTATCCAAAGACAGAGATTCAGAAGTGTGTCATCCATCAAATACGTAACTCTATTAAATATGTTTCCTATAAGGATTTAAAGAGAGTGACAGCTGAACTAAAGCCTATTTACAAGGCTCCAACGGAGCAAGCTGCACTGGAAGAATTCGATCAGTTTGAGCAAACTTGGGGGAGTAAATATCCCTTAATGGTACGCTCCTGGCGTTCCAACTGGGAGGAGATTGCGACCTTCTTTAAATATCCTCCAGAGATTCGAAAGCTGATCTATACAACTAATGTTATTGAAAGTTACCATCGTCAACTTCGAAAAGTAACGAAGGGAAAAGCTATATTTCCGACAGACGATGCCCTTCTAAAGATGTTATATCTCGTAACCATGGATGTCTTACGAAAATGGACGGGAAGGGTCCACAATTGGGGACAGATTCTCATGCAGCTATCTGTTTTCTTTGAGGATCGCGTACGGCCACACATCCGTTAA
- a CDS encoding YjcZ family sporulation protein, which translates to MGFFDDNFALVLVLFVLLTIVACSCDDC; encoded by the coding sequence ATGGGATTCTTTGACGACAATTTTGCTTTGGTCTTGGTTCTTTTCGTTTTATTAACAATTGTTGCTTGCAGCTGTGATGATTGTTAA
- a CDS encoding FusB/FusC family EF-G-binding protein, whose amino-acid sequence MEPFIHTHQYHFIKSRVQAIMNAYATSTDVNVIRARKEIAHEEIFQLFPNMTEEQKEILQPIDSIKEKAEGKQFLHQLSPFVIPFPALTESSIKKLFPKVKKLKVSNLAEIDFSEISYVSWLDTSTEKKFIVAYHEGKLVGIHGQFTSVNKKGVCALCNRFEEIGMFVLEAKGSGDGTYLKKGNYICQDSMTCNQNIISLDKLNDFISLMVK is encoded by the coding sequence ATGGAACCTTTTATCCATACGCATCAATATCACTTCATTAAATCACGCGTTCAAGCAATCATGAACGCCTATGCGACCAGTACCGATGTCAACGTGATTCGTGCTCGCAAAGAAATCGCCCATGAAGAAATCTTTCAATTGTTCCCAAACATGACGGAAGAACAAAAAGAGATTTTGCAACCGATTGACTCGATCAAAGAAAAGGCAGAAGGAAAACAATTTTTGCATCAACTTTCACCATTTGTGATTCCCTTCCCTGCTCTCACAGAGTCTTCCATTAAGAAGCTCTTTCCGAAAGTAAAGAAGTTGAAAGTCTCGAACTTAGCTGAGATCGATTTTTCCGAAATCTCTTATGTGAGCTGGCTAGACACTTCTACGGAAAAGAAATTTATTGTTGCTTACCACGAAGGAAAACTGGTTGGCATACACGGACAGTTTACAAGCGTAAACAAAAAAGGCGTTTGTGCGCTCTGTAATCGCTTTGAGGAAATCGGCATGTTCGTCCTTGAAGCCAAAGGTTCTGGGGATGGAACGTATTTGAAAAAAGGAAACTACATTTGCCAAGACAGTATGACGTGCAATCAAAATATCATTTCGCTGGATAAGCTGAACGATTTTATCTCTCTTATGGTGAAATAA
- a CDS encoding ABC transporter substrate-binding protein translates to MKKGTRIVLACLVAVVTAVSAGCGSSQTASEAPKKPETRVVKHLMGEVTIPAEPKRIADVSGAAEELLILGHKPVATANTYKTKIMSHVADKLTDVKPVGWMWDDSINLEAVVETKPDLIIMNNRQQKVYEQLSKIAPTVVLETDMDKWRDKFKEIGRLFGQEEDVNKWLAGYDEKTKGMHEQLKQAYGDETFMFLAVTPKLFRVYGNYGYADILFTDLGLKPAAGTPADKTMEMIELEGLTNFQPDHMFLVNFGGKADDVYAELKKSPVWKSNKAVQQGHLYEVSNETFNIKAFGPIGKEMLLEEIGSMLLKKQ, encoded by the coding sequence ATGAAAAAAGGAACACGAATTGTACTGGCCTGCTTGGTCGCCGTAGTTACTGCCGTATCCGCGGGTTGTGGAAGCAGCCAAACGGCTTCGGAAGCACCGAAAAAGCCTGAGACACGCGTAGTCAAGCATTTGATGGGGGAAGTGACGATCCCTGCGGAGCCAAAGCGAATTGCAGACGTATCGGGAGCAGCGGAGGAGCTTTTAATTTTGGGACACAAGCCGGTTGCTACGGCCAATACATACAAAACAAAAATCATGTCCCACGTTGCGGATAAGCTGACAGATGTAAAACCAGTTGGCTGGATGTGGGATGACTCCATTAATCTCGAAGCTGTGGTAGAAACAAAGCCAGACCTGATTATTATGAATAACCGCCAGCAAAAGGTGTACGAGCAACTGTCCAAAATTGCGCCGACGGTCGTTCTGGAGACAGACATGGACAAATGGCGTGATAAGTTTAAAGAAATCGGTCGCCTGTTTGGACAAGAAGAGGACGTGAACAAATGGCTGGCTGGGTATGACGAGAAGACGAAAGGAATGCACGAGCAACTTAAGCAAGCTTACGGCGACGAGACTTTTATGTTCCTGGCCGTAACGCCAAAATTGTTCCGCGTGTACGGGAATTATGGATATGCAGATATCTTGTTCACTGATCTCGGCCTGAAGCCAGCAGCCGGAACACCTGCTGATAAAACAATGGAAATGATCGAACTGGAGGGACTGACGAATTTTCAGCCAGACCATATGTTCCTCGTCAATTTCGGCGGAAAAGCGGATGATGTATACGCAGAACTGAAAAAGAGCCCAGTATGGAAAAGCAACAAGGCAGTTCAACAAGGCCATCTCTATGAGGTAAGCAATGAAACATTCAACATCAAAGCCTTTGGCCCAATTGGAAAGGAAATGCTCTTAGAGGAAATTGGAAGCATGTTGCTGAAAAAGCAATAG
- a CDS encoding CD3324 family protein has product MKCVKANLILPESLLAEIQKYVQGETIYIPKTKVTHQKWGTRTGGRKLLDERNTAIKSSFRAGTAISQLAEEYFLSTETIKKIVYTK; this is encoded by the coding sequence ATGAAATGTGTAAAAGCAAACTTAATCCTTCCTGAATCGTTACTCGCGGAAATTCAAAAGTACGTGCAAGGAGAAACCATCTATATTCCAAAGACAAAAGTAACCCATCAAAAATGGGGGACGCGCACCGGCGGGAGAAAGCTCCTGGATGAGCGGAATACGGCTATTAAAAGCAGCTTTCGGGCCGGGACGGCTATTTCTCAGTTAGCGGAGGAATACTTTTTGTCTACCGAGACGATTAAAAAAATCGTGTATACCAAATAG
- a CDS encoding PH domain-containing protein: MGFLDGLMGNASEVNIADVQKEYAQILANNERIEKAYKLIRDMFIFTNKRLILVDKQGITGRKIEYHSIPYKSINHFSIETAGNFDLDAELKIWVSGSSVPIQKQFNKNLNIYHIQSVLADYILD, encoded by the coding sequence GTGGGTTTCTTAGACGGTCTAATGGGTAACGCTTCGGAAGTTAACATTGCAGATGTTCAAAAGGAGTATGCTCAAATCTTAGCGAACAATGAGAGAATAGAAAAGGCGTACAAATTAATTCGTGATATGTTCATCTTCACCAACAAGCGGTTAATACTGGTTGATAAGCAAGGCATTACTGGTAGAAAGATAGAGTACCATTCCATTCCTTATAAAAGTATTAATCATTTTAGCATTGAAACAGCCGGAAATTTTGATTTGGATGCGGAATTGAAAATTTGGGTTTCTGGAAGTTCAGTACCGATCCAAAAGCAATTTAACAAGAACTTGAATATTTACCATATACAGAGTGTGTTGGCCGATTACATTTTGGATTAG
- a CDS encoding flavin reductase family protein, which translates to MHKVVEPKILYFGTPVVLISTLNEDNSVNLAPMSSAWWLNQSCMLGMSSSSQTVANLLRERECVLNLPSSDLAHAVDRLALLTGRNPVPERKANVGYQFEPDKFGTARLTPQDSDLIRPPRVAECPVQLEARLEQVHNFELPSSLKAIEVKIVRVHIDEQILMTGEKNYIDPEKWSPLIMNFCEFFGLSTKLHPSRLAPVFGPSPSSVSKSN; encoded by the coding sequence ATGCATAAGGTAGTTGAGCCAAAAATTCTTTACTTTGGGACGCCGGTTGTACTCATCAGCACTTTAAATGAGGACAATTCTGTCAACCTGGCCCCCATGTCTTCTGCCTGGTGGCTGAATCAATCATGTATGCTTGGAATGAGTAGTTCATCTCAAACCGTTGCCAATTTGTTGCGCGAACGCGAATGTGTTTTAAATCTTCCTTCGTCCGATCTTGCTCATGCGGTAGACCGTCTAGCTCTGCTTACTGGGCGAAATCCTGTCCCAGAGCGCAAGGCTAATGTGGGATACCAATTTGAACCGGATAAATTCGGAACAGCTAGGCTCACCCCCCAAGATTCAGACCTGATTCGGCCTCCACGCGTTGCTGAGTGCCCAGTTCAATTGGAGGCACGATTAGAGCAGGTCCATAATTTTGAATTGCCCAGTTCTTTAAAAGCTATTGAAGTAAAGATCGTACGCGTTCACATTGATGAACAAATCCTAATGACTGGCGAGAAGAACTACATCGATCCTGAGAAGTGGAGCCCACTGATTATGAACTTCTGTGAGTTTTTTGGCCTTAGCACCAAGCTGCACCCGTCAAGATTAGCACCAGTTTTTGGTCCATCTCCAAGTTCTGTTAGCAAATCGAATTAA
- the arsR gene encoding arsenical resistance operon transcriptional regulator ArsR, with translation MNDIKHNLELYEKKFKALADQKRLEIMYELCQRGKTCVCDLTEVFDMPQSKLSYHLKILLDANLIIKETRGTWSYYDLNDGEVNHLLSEELCCIFRKTGKGSCC, from the coding sequence ATGAATGACATCAAGCATAATTTGGAGCTATATGAGAAAAAATTCAAAGCTCTCGCCGATCAGAAACGTTTAGAAATTATGTATGAGCTTTGCCAGAGAGGTAAAACATGCGTGTGTGACCTTACCGAGGTTTTTGACATGCCTCAATCAAAGTTATCTTACCATCTCAAAATCTTATTGGACGCTAATCTGATTATTAAAGAGACAAGAGGCACATGGAGTTACTATGATTTAAATGATGGTGAAGTGAATCATCTGTTATCGGAAGAGCTTTGCTGTATTTTCAGGAAAACAGGTAAAGGAAGCTGCTGCTAA
- a CDS encoding ArsR/SmtB family transcription factor: MSGMNPGMDMATLSALAEPNRMKIVELLREGPLTVGEIADQLGLRQPQASKHLKVLSDNGIVDVKAEANRRFYKLRPEPFRALDSWVKSFQRVMEERFDNLEDYLRELQNKEND, from the coding sequence ATGTCAGGGATGAATCCGGGCATGGACATGGCGACGCTGAGTGCTTTGGCTGAACCAAATCGTATGAAAATCGTCGAACTTTTGCGCGAGGGCCCTCTGACTGTAGGGGAAATCGCTGACCAACTGGGGCTTCGCCAGCCCCAAGCCTCGAAGCATTTGAAGGTGCTTAGTGACAACGGTATCGTGGATGTGAAGGCCGAAGCCAATCGCCGATTTTACAAACTCAGGCCCGAGCCCTTCCGAGCGCTGGATTCTTGGGTGAAGTCATTCCAGCGTGTTATGGAAGAGAGATTCGATAATCTGGAAGACTATTTGCGGGAACTGCAAAACAAAGAAAATGATTGA
- a CDS encoding DUF1259 domain-containing protein, protein MTWTFRTVRNIPVTILRRPSRSALTVPMMFSFESMDQNGKALCLGETVILPEEINPFISVLRHYDILVTALHNHWLFNNPGIMFIHFESIDEPVQFAYKVRHALSVLKH, encoded by the coding sequence ATTACCTGGACATTCAGAACAGTTAGGAATATTCCCGTAACCATTTTAAGACGTCCTTCTCGTTCAGCACTAACGGTACCGATGATGTTTTCATTTGAATCAATGGATCAAAATGGGAAGGCGCTTTGTTTGGGGGAAACAGTAATTCTCCCAGAAGAGATTAACCCATTCATTTCTGTTCTTCGCCATTACGATATACTGGTTACTGCCCTTCACAATCACTGGCTTTTTAACAACCCTGGCATCATGTTTATACACTTCGAATCAATAGACGAGCCCGTCCAATTTGCCTATAAAGTTCGTCACGCCCTTTCAGTCCTGAAGCATTAA
- a CDS encoding SDR family NAD(P)-dependent oxidoreductase: protein MKKAIVVGATGGTGAAILEELINRGIETIAFGRSRQKLEQMASDLGNPVHLSLAVGDAFRSQDIVAASEGADVLFHCANVPYHEMVNKLIPLGEAIMEAANKRGLKVVAVDGIYPYGRKQMEPVTEEHPKQPHTKKGKIRLAFEQMLFSSRWDHARTMIVRLPDYYGPTANQASYLGSTLEAIAAGKPGLFIGSMHVPREFVYLPDAAKMIVELACREFAYGQNWHIPGGGIISGRDIVRIAQKASGTAKPVIPLGKIGLSLLGLFVPVMKEVVEMLYLTEKPLILSGEKYQRLIGPIPATNFEEGITATIQHLQNRASIK, encoded by the coding sequence ATGAAAAAAGCGATTGTAGTCGGGGCAACAGGCGGAACGGGAGCCGCAATTTTGGAAGAGCTCATCAATCGAGGGATTGAAACGATTGCTTTTGGGCGATCTCGACAAAAGCTAGAACAAATGGCGTCAGACCTGGGGAATCCAGTACATTTGTCACTGGCCGTCGGAGATGCATTCCGGTCTCAAGACATCGTAGCTGCATCGGAAGGAGCGGATGTACTCTTCCATTGTGCAAACGTCCCTTACCACGAGATGGTGAATAAGCTGATCCCACTTGGCGAAGCGATCATGGAAGCCGCAAACAAGAGAGGTTTGAAGGTTGTAGCAGTAGACGGCATTTATCCATACGGGAGAAAGCAGATGGAACCAGTGACGGAGGAGCATCCAAAGCAACCGCATACGAAGAAAGGAAAAATCAGGTTGGCATTTGAACAGATGCTGTTTAGCAGTCGGTGGGATCATGCGCGAACGATGATTGTCAGATTACCGGATTATTATGGACCCACTGCTAATCAAGCATCGTATTTAGGTTCCACACTTGAGGCTATTGCGGCTGGAAAACCGGGTCTTTTCATTGGGAGCATGCATGTTCCTCGCGAGTTTGTTTACTTACCGGATGCGGCGAAGATGATCGTAGAGTTGGCCTGCCGTGAGTTTGCTTATGGACAAAATTGGCACATCCCAGGTGGAGGCATCATTTCCGGTCGAGATATTGTCCGAATCGCCCAAAAAGCAAGTGGCACCGCAAAACCTGTCATTCCACTTGGGAAAATTGGTTTGTCTTTGTTAGGGCTGTTCGTCCCGGTGATGAAGGAGGTTGTCGAGATGCTGTACTTAACTGAAAAACCTTTGATCCTTAGCGGAGAAAAATATCAACGGCTGATTGGACCGATTCCAGCGACGAATTTCGAGGAGGGAATAACAGCAACGATCCAGCATTTGCAGAATCGTGCTTCCATCAAATAA
- a CDS encoding DUF6492 family protein — translation MTRSAKSTFNSSIKIDVLIPAIEKDLGTLPYVIDSIRKQVKHPVGKIMVVSPPSKRIQALCRRKNCTFINERRVLPITKKDIHYQTKRTNRSGWLLQQLLKLAGGNLTKQRYYLVIDADTILIRPHVFLVNGKTIFYCRNWSRPEYFRTYKKLMGTRPTASRSFVAHYMLFDKSKLSRLKSKIEARHKTRWYWAIIKKTNKQSYAGFSEFETYGNFVKAHYPGHLVVRSSLNKSLSSKPASLTRKRIIRLAQKYRSISFHKRGWYIRKKKNVRK, via the coding sequence TTGACACGTTCAGCGAAAAGCACCTTCAACAGCTCTATTAAAATTGATGTCCTGATCCCAGCTATTGAGAAAGATCTTGGCACGCTTCCCTATGTCATTGACAGTATCCGTAAGCAAGTGAAGCATCCTGTCGGTAAGATCATGGTTGTATCGCCACCAAGCAAACGAATTCAAGCCCTCTGCCGGCGTAAAAACTGCACCTTCATCAATGAAAGACGCGTCCTTCCAATTACAAAAAAAGACATTCACTACCAGACCAAACGCACCAATCGCTCAGGCTGGCTGCTCCAACAATTGTTGAAGCTGGCGGGAGGAAACTTGACCAAGCAAAGGTATTATCTTGTGATTGACGCCGACACCATTCTTATTCGACCTCATGTCTTTCTCGTCAACGGGAAAACCATTTTTTACTGTCGTAACTGGAGTCGTCCCGAGTATTTTCGCACCTATAAGAAATTAATGGGCACGAGACCAACCGCTTCACGCTCTTTCGTTGCCCACTATATGCTGTTCGACAAATCGAAGCTCTCCCGGCTAAAGTCTAAAATTGAGGCCAGGCATAAAACTAGATGGTATTGGGCGATTATCAAGAAAACAAACAAGCAGAGTTATGCCGGCTTTTCCGAGTTCGAAACTTACGGTAACTTCGTGAAAGCTCACTACCCCGGTCATCTGGTTGTAAGAAGTTCCCTTAACAAAAGCTTATCTTCAAAACCGGCATCACTTACTCGCAAACGAATCATCAGACTGGCTCAGAAATACAGGTCCATCTCCTTTCATAAACGCGGCTGGTATATCCGGAAGAAGAAGAACGTGAGGAAATAA
- a CDS encoding GNAT family N-acetyltransferase: MHAVLINLPIHNNEVPDLRELVGWERRDGDFPTLLERCNYWAGLRDENGTLIAFGYVCGTGLLHGYMEDLIVHPDHQKQGVGVALVKKLLEEAERTGLGIVTVTYASEHTEFYKKGGFTACPGGLWRK, from the coding sequence ATGCATGCTGTATTAATCAACCTCCCCATTCATAATAATGAAGTACCAGACTTAAGAGAGTTAGTTGGTTGGGAGAGACGAGATGGAGATTTCCCAACGTTATTGGAAAGATGCAATTACTGGGCAGGACTCCGGGATGAAAACGGAACACTCATTGCCTTCGGGTATGTTTGTGGTACTGGATTACTACATGGGTATATGGAAGATTTAATTGTGCATCCAGATCATCAAAAGCAAGGGGTTGGTGTAGCCTTAGTAAAAAAACTGTTAGAGGAAGCAGAACGTACTGGCTTAGGTATTGTAACGGTAACCTATGCCTCCGAACATACTGAGTTTTATAAAAAAGGTGGTTTTACTGCTTGCCCTGGTGGACTATGGAGGAAATAG